A DNA window from Takifugu flavidus isolate HTHZ2018 chromosome 15, ASM371156v2, whole genome shotgun sequence contains the following coding sequences:
- the scn12aa gene encoding sodium channel, voltage gated, type XII, alpha a isoform X1: MAAMLLPTGPDGLRRFTRESLAALERRIAEEQAKKAKGCHNTHKYADPLKPRIDLEAGKQLPRIYGDVPPELIGIPLEDVDPFYYKNQRTFIVLNKGKALFRFSATSALYIFSPFHFLRAIAVRILVHSLFSLFIMFTILTNCFFMAMSDPAPWTKYLEYTFTAIYTFESVIKIFARGFCLVPFSFLRDPWNWLDFTVIVMAYVTEFVDLGNVSALRTFRVLRALKTISVIPGLKTIVGALIQSVRKLADVMILTVFCLSVFALIGLQLFMGLLRQKCVRSLGHCINSSYSSTESFLCNNRTWSSQEDFLSSEENFYKIEGAKDALICGYGNDAGKCPDGFDCLKVGRNPNYGYTSFDTFGWAFLALFRLMTQDCWEKLFHQTLRSAGKTYMVFFVLVIFLGSFYLVNLILAVVAMAYEEQNQATIAEAWQKEREFQMAMEHLRREQRLAAKRQAQETDSVLSPELSPFYLKAGSIRRSSSRRRRSHRTLSEETAGEASEEKFDDPDEPIPPLSPLPAHPLLATLSAHPLSTRRGSQVSIFSSFRARINSEADFGDDEYSVHGDAFRSRASSMATPWKRRTGSVRSHCSQILNPSLNVNGRLNISLDQNAVTTLGLHTPTSIPAPSMERVREDTRPTHAEDAAVRPLLQPSPTVTEPPTVHRKRGLSSVSFLSDAMDELEESRQKCHPCWYTFAKRYLIWECCPWWRQIKEWVKHMVMDPFLDLGITICIVLNTLFMALEHYPMTEEFNTMLSVGNLVFTGIFTAEMVLKLIALDPYYYFQQGWNIFDGVIVCLSLMELGLSNVEGLSVLRSFRLLRVFKLAKSWPTLNTLIKIIGNSVGALGNLTLVLAIIVFIFAVVGMQLFGKNYQDCVCKISFDCQLPRWHMKDFFHSFLIVFRVLCGEWIETMWDCMEVAGQPLCILVFMLVMVIGNLVVLNLFLALLLSSFSSDNLSAPDEDGDLNNIQIAIARITVGVSWLVSSVTNVFNRRIKHRKPKSQETHQAVKLVVNHVECNGGIYGEKYVIPEEDSYMTNPNLTVIVPIAPGESDVEFLEEEENSDTSDDEDNKEEQISLSEGSTVDLRKPGEELDNFSELAEESMEPEECFPEFCVRHCHCCHIDVTRGLGQAWWRLRKTCYQIVEHSWFETFIIFMILLSSGALAFEDIYIEKRKVIKLVLEAADKVFSYIFVLEMFLKWIAYGFKKYFTNYWCWLDFLIVDVSLISLAANSLGYSDFTAIKSLRTLRALRPLRALSRFEGMRVVVNALIGAIPSIMNVLLVCLIFWLIFSIMGVNLFAGKFGKCVNRTGFIHSVSVVNNKSDCLAMNDTQFYWTKVKVNFDNVGIGYLSLLQVATFKGWMEIMHAAVDSRGVSMTVRWPGWYRCRGNHIASALFQVEEQPIREINIYMYLYFVVFIIFGSFFTLNLFIGVIIDNFNQQKRKMSIDGTSGRRLRCCSVKIMLSFFLVLYLGGQDIFMTEEQKKYYNAMKKLGSKKPQKPIPRPTNIIQAFFFDLVSKQAFDIMIMMLIIVNMVTMMVETDEQSEHMEAILNKINHVFIVIFTTECLIKIFALRCYFFTIAWNIFDFVVIILSIVGIVLADLIEKYFVSPTLFRVIRLARIGRVLRLIRAAKGIRTLLFALMMSMPALFNIGLLLFLVMFIYAIFGMANFAYVKKQDGIDDMFNFETFGNSMICLFQISTSAGWDNLLSPIMANSPTECDVNFVNTGTNTRGNCGSPSMGIAFFVSYIIISFLIVVNMYIAIILENFSVATEESTEPLSEDDFEMFYEVWEKFDSEATQFIEFSMLSNFADTLSEPLRIAKPNMIKLISMDLPMVSGDRIHCLDILFAFTKRVLGESGEMDALKQQMEEKFMMTNPSKVSHEPITSTLRRKVEEVSATIIQRCYRRHLVRRQMKQASHLYRQINQETVVDVENALETEGLIASMIQHFGPVEVEVLETTADTELSSPPSYESVTRAGSDLSEVMRSISRDTEQEDPGENYEETFL, from the exons ATGGCAGCCATGCTGTTACCAACGGGTCCTGATGGCTTGCGCCGGTTCACTCGCGAATCCCTGGCTGCACTGGAGCGGCGGATTGCGGAGGAGCAGGCCAAAAAGGCCAAGGGTTGCCACAACACTCACAAGTACGCAGACCCACTCAAACCCAGGATCGACCTGGAGGCAGGCAAGCAGCTGCCGCGCATCTACGGCGACGTCCCTCCAGAACTCATCGGGATCCCCCTGGAAGATGTCGATCCCTTTTACTACAAGAACCAGAGG ACTTTTATCGTACTTAACAAAGGGAAGGCCCTCTTCAGATTCAGTGCCACGTCCGCCCTTTACATATTCAGCCCGTTCCACTTCCTCCGAGCGATTGCCGTCAGAATTTTAGTCCACTC GTTGTTCAGTCTGTTCATCATGTTCACCATCCTGACCAACTGCTTCTTCATGGCCATGTCCGACCCGGCGCCCTGGACCAAGTACCTGGA ATACACGTTCACCGCTATTTACACGTTCGAGTCAGTTATAAAGATATTTGCAAGAGGATTTTGCTTAGTGCCGTTCTCCTTTTTGAGGGATCCATGGAACTGGCTGGACTTCACCGTCATTGTCATGGC tTATGTGACAGAATTTGTTGACCTCGGAAACGTCTCAGCGTTAAGAACCTTCAGGGTACTAAGAGCACTAAAAACCATCTCGGTCATTCCAG GCCTGAAAACCATCGTGGGCGCTCTGATCCAGTCTGTGAGGAAGCTGGCAGATGTCATGATCCTCACCGTCTTCTGCCTCAGCGTGTTCGCCCTCATCGGCCTGCAGCTCTTCATGGGCCTGCTGCGGCAGAAGTGCGTCCGGAGCCTCGGGCACTGCATCAACTCCTCGTACAGCTCCACCGAGTCTTTCCTCTGTAACAACAGAACCTGGAGCTCCCAGGAGGATTTCCTCAGCAGCGAAG AGAACTTTTACAAGATTGAAGGAGCGAAGGATGCCTTAATATGCGGATATGGAAACGATGCGGG GAAGTGTCCAGATGGGTTTGACTGCCTGAAAGTAGGACGGAATCCAAACTACGGCTACACCAGTTTTGATACCTTTGGATGGGCTTTTCTGGCGCTCTTCAGGCTCATGACACAAGACTGCTGGGAGAAATTGTTCCACCAG ACTTTGCGCTCAGCTGGGAAAACATACatggttttctttgttttggtcATCTTCCTGGGCTCTTTCTACCTGGTCAACCTCATCCTGGCTGTGGTGGCCATGGCCTatgaggagcagaaccaggcaaCGATTGCTGAGGCCtggcagaaagagagggagttTCAGATGGCCATGGAGCACCTTCGGAGGGAGCAAAGA TTGGCAGCTAAAAGACAAGCGCAGGAGACGGACTCGGTGTTGTCTCCGGAGCTTTCTCCGTTTTACCTGAAGGCAGGCAGCATACgtcggagcagcagcagaagaagaaggtcACACAGGACGCTGTCTGAGGAAACGGCGGGGGAAGCTTCAGAAGAGAAGTTTGACGACCCAGATGAGCCAATT cctcctctgtccccccttCCGGCCCACCCTCTGCTGGCCACGCTCTCCGCTCATCCTCTCAGCACGCGGAGAGGAAGCCAGGTCAGCATCTTCAGCTCTTTCCGAGCTCGGATCAACTCCGAGGCCGACTTTGGGGACGACGAGTACAGCGTCCACGGGGACGCCTTCAGGAGTCGAGCCAGTTCAATGGCGACACCTTGGAAGAGAAGGACGGGGAGCGTGCGCAGCCACTGCTCCCAGATCCTCAATCCCAGCCTAAATGTGAACGGCAGGCTCAACATCTCTCTGGACCAGAATGCTGTCACCACCCTGGGCCTGCACACGCCCACGTCCATTCCTGCTCCCAGCATGGAGCGGGTCAGAGAAGACACA AGGCCCACCCATGCAGAGGACGCAGCTGTCAGGCCTCTTCTGCAGCCGTCTCCGACAGTGACCGAACCTCCCACAGTGCACAGGAAAAGAGGGCTGAGCTCCGTCAGCTTTCTCAGCGATGCCATGGACG AGTTGGAGGAGTCCAGGCAAAAGTGCCACCCCTGCTGGTACACGTTTGCCAAGAGGTACCTGATATGGGAGTGCTGCCCCTGGTGGAGGCAAATTAAAGAGTGGGTGAAGCACATGGTGATGGATCCTTTCCTGGATCTGGGTATCACCATATGCATTGTGCTGAACACCCTCTTCATGGCCCTGGAGCACTACCCCATGACTGAGGAATTCAACACTATGCTGTCTGTGGGCAATCTG GTGTTCACTGGGATCTTCACAGCCGAGATGGTGCTGAAACTGATCGCACTGGATCCCTACTACTACTTCCAACAGGGCTGGAATATCTTTGATGGCGTCATCGTTTGCCTCAGTCTGATGGAGCTGGGGCTCTCCAACGTAGAGGGACTGTCTGTCCTGCGGTCTTTCAGACTG TTGCGGGTTTTCAAGCTGGCGAAGTCGTGGCCCACCCTCAACACCCTCATCAAGATTATCGGCAATTCTGTGGGCGCGCTGGGGAACCTGACGCTGGTGTTGGCCATCATCGTCTTCATTTTCGCCGTGGTGGGAATGCAGTTGTTTGGGAAGAACTACCAGGACTGCGTGTGCAAGATCTCCTTTGACTGTCAGCTGCCCCGTTGGCACATGAAGGACTTCTTCCACTCCTTCCTGATCGTCTTCAGGGTGCTGTGCGGCGAATGGATCGAGACCATGTGGGACTGTATGGAAGTGGCTGGACAGCCTCTCTGTATCCTGGTGTTCATGTTAGTCATGGTCATCGGGAATTTGGTG GTGTTGAATCTGTTCCTGGccctgctgctcagctccttCAGTTCTGACAACCTCTCTGCCCCCGATGAAGACGGCGATCTGAACAACATCCAGATCGCCATCGCCCGAATCACCGTCGGCGTCTCCTGGCTGGTCTCAAGCGTCACCAACGTCTTCAACCGCAGAATCAAGCACCGGAAGCCGAAGAGCCAAGAAACTCATCAGGCCGTTAAGCTGGTCGTAAACCACGTGGAATGCAACGGCGGAATTTACGGAGAAAAGTACGTCATACCAGAGGAGGACAGTTACATGACCAACCCCAACCTGACGGTGATTGTTCCCATCGCCCCAGGAGAGTCCGATGTGGAgttcctggaggaggaagagaattCTGACACCTCGGATGATGAAGACAATAAAGAG GAGCAGATCAGTCTGTCTGAGGGCAGCACAGTGGACCTGAGGAAGCCTGGAGAAGAGCTGGACAACTTCTCAGAACTGGCTGAAGAGAGCATGGAGCCGGAAGAATGCTTCCCAGAAT TTTGTGTCAGACACTGTCACTGCTGTCATATCGACGTCACCCGCGGTCTGGGTCAGGCCTGGTGGAGGCTGAGGAAAACCTGCTACCAGATCGTGGAACACAGCTGGTTCGAgaccttcatcatcttcatgatCCTGCTCAGCAGTGGAGCCCTG GCATTTGAAGACATCTACATCGAGAAGAGAAAAGTCATAAAATTGGTTTTGGAGGCTGCCGACAAGGTATTCTCCTACATCTTTGTGCTGGAAATGTTCCTCAAGTGGATTGCTTATGGCTTCAAGAAGTATTTCACCAACTACTGGTGCTGGCTGGACTTTCTCATTGTGGAT GTCTCTTTGATAAGCCTGGCTGCAAATTCACTGGGATATTCTGACTTTACTGCCATCAAGTCTCTGAGGACGCTGCGAGCTCTGAGGCCTCTAAGAGCTCTGTCCAGATTTGAAGGCATGAGG GTGGTGGTGAACGCCCTGATCGGCGCCATCCCCTCCATCATGAACgtgctgctggtgtgtctgATCTTCTGGCTCATCTTCAGCATCATGGGGGTCAACCTGTTTGCCGGTAAATTCGGCAAGTGCGTGAACCGGACAGGCTTCATTCACAGCGTCTCGGTGGTCAACAACAAGTCGGACTGCCTCGCCATGAACGACACCCAGTTCTACTGGACGAAGGTGAAGGTCAACTTTGACAACGTGGGAATCGGCTACCTTTCCCTGCTGCAAGTG GCGACGTTTAAAGGGTGGATGGAAATAATGCACGCAGCCGTAGATTCAAGAGGAGTGAGTATGACCGTCCGATGGCCCGGCTGGTACAGATGCCGTGGTAACCACATAGCTTCCGCGCTCTTTCAGGTGGAGGAACAACCAATCAGGGAAATCAACATCTACATGTACCTGTACTTTGTGGTCTTCATCATTTTTGGCTCCTTCTTCACCCTCAACCTCTTCATCGGCGTCATCATTGACAATTTCAACCAGCAGAAACGAAAGATGAGTATCGACGGCACATCTGGGAGGCGGCTCAGATGCTGTTCTGTCAAAATaatgctttctttttttctcgtTTTGTACTTAGGTGGACAGGACATCTTCATGACCGAGGAGCAGAAGAAGTACTATAATGCTATGAAGAAGCTAGGCTCCAAAAAGCCTCAAAAGCCAATACCGAGGCCAACG AATATCATCCAAGCTTTCTTCTTCGATCTCGTGTCCAAGCAAGCCTTTGACATCATGATCATGATGCTCATCATCGTTAACATGGTGACCATGATGGTGGAAACGGACGAGCAGTCCGAGCACATGGAGGCCATCCTCAACAAGATCAACCACGTCTTCATCGTGATCTTCACCACCGAATGCCTCATCAAGATCTTTGCCCTCCGCTGTTATTTCTTCACCATTGCATGGAACATCTTTGACTTTGTGGTGATTATTCTCTCAATTGTGG GGATTGTCCTTGCAGATCTCATTGAGAAGTACTTTGTATCTCCAACCCTGTTTCGAGTCATCAGACTGGCGAGGATAGGACGTGTACTTCGACTTATACGTGCAGCCAAAGGAATAAGGACTCTCTTGTTTGCCTTAATGATGTCCATGCCAGCTCTGTTCAACATcggcctcctgctgttcctcgtCATGTTCATCTACGCGATATTCGGCATGGCCAATTTTGCTTACGTGAAAAAACAGGACGGGATTGACGACATGTTTAACTTTGAGACCTTTGGGAATAGCATGATCTGCCTTTTTCAGATCAGCACATCAGCAGGTTGGGACAACCTTCTGAGTCCCATAATGGCCAATTCCCCAACGGAGTGTGATGTAAACTTTGTCAATACGGGCACCAACACCCGGGGGAACTGCGGCAGCCCTTCAATGGGCATCGCTTTCTTTGTTAGTTATATTATCATTTCCTTTCTCATTGTGGTCAACATGTACATAGCTATCATTCTGGAGAATTTCAGCGTTGCCACCGAGGAGAGCACCGAGCCGCTGAGCGAGGACGACTTTGAAATGTTTTACGAGGTTTGGGAGAAGTTTGACTCTGAGGCCACGCAGTTCATTGAGTTTTCCATGTTGTCGAACTTCGCCGACACCTTGTCGGAACCGCTCCGCATAGCCAAGCCCAAC
- the scn12aa gene encoding sodium channel, voltage gated, type XII, alpha a isoform X3 — protein MAAMLLPTGPDGLRRFTRESLAALERRIAEEQAKKAKGCHNTHKYADPLKPRIDLEAGKQLPRIYGDVPPELIGIPLEDVDPFYYKNQRTFIVLNKGKALFRFSATSALYIFSPFHFLRAIAVRILVHSLFSLFIMFTILTNCFFMAMSDPAPWTKYLEYTFTAIYTFESVIKIFARGFCLVPFSFLRDPWNWLDFTVIVMAYVTEFVDLGNVSALRTFRVLRALKTISVIPGLKTIVGALIQSVRKLADVMILTVFCLSVFALIGLQLFMGLLRQKCVRSLGHCINSSYSSTESFLCNNRTWSSQEDFLSSEENFYKIEGAKDALICGYGNDAGKCPDGFDCLKVGRNPNYGYTSFDTFGWAFLALFRLMTQDCWEKLFHQTLRSAGKTYMVFFVLVIFLGSFYLVNLILAVVAMAYEEQNQATIAEAWQKEREFQMAMEHLRREQRLAAKRQAQETDSVLSPELSPFYLKAGSIRRSSSRRRRSHRTLSEETAGEASEEKFDDPDEPIPPLSPLPAHPLLATLSAHPLSTRRGSQVSIFSSFRARINSEADFGDDEYSVHGDAFRSRASSMATPWKRRTGSVRSHCSQILNPSLNVNGRLNISLDQNAVTTLGLHTPTSIPAPSMERVREDTRPTHAEDAAVRPLLQPSPTVTEPPTVHRKRGLSSVSFLSDAMDELEESRQKCHPCWYTFAKRYLIWECCPWWRQIKEWVKHMVMDPFLDLGITICIVLNTLFMALEHYPMTEEFNTMLSVGNLVFTGIFTAEMVLKLIALDPYYYFQQGWNIFDGVIVCLSLMELGLSNVEGLSVLRSFRLLRVFKLAKSWPTLNTLIKIIGNSVGALGNLTLVLAIIVFIFAVVGMQLFGKNYQDCVCKISFDCQLPRWHMKDFFHSFLIVFRVLCGEWIETMWDCMEVAGQPLCILVFMLVMVIGNLVVLNLFLALLLSSFSSDNLSAPDEDGDLNNIQIAIARITVGVSWLVSSVTNVFNRRIKHRKPKSQETHQAVKLVVNHVECNGGIYGEKYVIPEEDSYMTNPNLTVIVPIAPGESDVEFLEEEENSDTSDDEDNKEEQISLSEGSTVDLRKPGEELDNFSELAEESMEPEECFPEFCVRHCHCCHIDVTRGLGQAWWRLRKTCYQIVEHSWFETFIIFMILLSSGALAFEDIYIEKRKVIKLVLEAADKVFSYIFVLEMFLKWIAYGFKKYFTNYWCWLDFLIVDVSLISLAANSLGYSDFTAIKSLRTLRALRPLRALSRFEGMRVVVNALIGAIPSIMNVLLVCLIFWLIFSIMGVNLFAGKFGKCVNRTGFIHSVSVVNNKSDCLAMNDTQFYWTKVKVNFDNVGIGYLSLLQVATFKGWMEIMHAAVDSRGVSMTVRWPGWYRCRGNHIASALFQVEEQPIREINIYMYLYFVVFIIFGSFFTLNLFIGVIIDNFNQQKRKLGGQDIFMTEEQKKYYNAMKKLGSKKPQKPIPRPTNIIQAFFFDLVSKQAFDIMIMMLIIVNMVTMMVETDEQSEHMEAILNKINHVFIVIFTTECLIKIFALRCYFFTIAWNIFDFVVIILSIVGIVLADLIEKYFVSPTLFRVIRLARIGRVLRLIRAAKGIRTLLFALMMSMPALFNIGLLLFLVMFIYAIFGMANFAYVKKQDGIDDMFNFETFGNSMICLFQISTSAGWDNLLSPIMANSPTECDVNFVNTGTNTRGNCGSPSMGIAFFVSYIIISFLIVVNMYIAIILENFSVATEESTEPLSEDDFEMFYEVWEKFDSEATQFIEFSMLSNFADTLSEPLRIAKPNMIKLISMDLPMVSGDRIHCLDILFAFTKRVLGESGEMDALKQQMEEKFMMTNPSKVSHEPITSTLRRKVEEVSATIIQRCYRRHLVRRQMKQASHLYRQINQETVVDVENALETEGLIASMIQHFGPVEVEVLETTADTELSSPPSYESVTRAGSDLSEVMRSISRDTEQEDPGENYEETFL, from the exons ATGGCAGCCATGCTGTTACCAACGGGTCCTGATGGCTTGCGCCGGTTCACTCGCGAATCCCTGGCTGCACTGGAGCGGCGGATTGCGGAGGAGCAGGCCAAAAAGGCCAAGGGTTGCCACAACACTCACAAGTACGCAGACCCACTCAAACCCAGGATCGACCTGGAGGCAGGCAAGCAGCTGCCGCGCATCTACGGCGACGTCCCTCCAGAACTCATCGGGATCCCCCTGGAAGATGTCGATCCCTTTTACTACAAGAACCAGAGG ACTTTTATCGTACTTAACAAAGGGAAGGCCCTCTTCAGATTCAGTGCCACGTCCGCCCTTTACATATTCAGCCCGTTCCACTTCCTCCGAGCGATTGCCGTCAGAATTTTAGTCCACTC GTTGTTCAGTCTGTTCATCATGTTCACCATCCTGACCAACTGCTTCTTCATGGCCATGTCCGACCCGGCGCCCTGGACCAAGTACCTGGA ATACACGTTCACCGCTATTTACACGTTCGAGTCAGTTATAAAGATATTTGCAAGAGGATTTTGCTTAGTGCCGTTCTCCTTTTTGAGGGATCCATGGAACTGGCTGGACTTCACCGTCATTGTCATGGC tTATGTGACAGAATTTGTTGACCTCGGAAACGTCTCAGCGTTAAGAACCTTCAGGGTACTAAGAGCACTAAAAACCATCTCGGTCATTCCAG GCCTGAAAACCATCGTGGGCGCTCTGATCCAGTCTGTGAGGAAGCTGGCAGATGTCATGATCCTCACCGTCTTCTGCCTCAGCGTGTTCGCCCTCATCGGCCTGCAGCTCTTCATGGGCCTGCTGCGGCAGAAGTGCGTCCGGAGCCTCGGGCACTGCATCAACTCCTCGTACAGCTCCACCGAGTCTTTCCTCTGTAACAACAGAACCTGGAGCTCCCAGGAGGATTTCCTCAGCAGCGAAG AGAACTTTTACAAGATTGAAGGAGCGAAGGATGCCTTAATATGCGGATATGGAAACGATGCGGG GAAGTGTCCAGATGGGTTTGACTGCCTGAAAGTAGGACGGAATCCAAACTACGGCTACACCAGTTTTGATACCTTTGGATGGGCTTTTCTGGCGCTCTTCAGGCTCATGACACAAGACTGCTGGGAGAAATTGTTCCACCAG ACTTTGCGCTCAGCTGGGAAAACATACatggttttctttgttttggtcATCTTCCTGGGCTCTTTCTACCTGGTCAACCTCATCCTGGCTGTGGTGGCCATGGCCTatgaggagcagaaccaggcaaCGATTGCTGAGGCCtggcagaaagagagggagttTCAGATGGCCATGGAGCACCTTCGGAGGGAGCAAAGA TTGGCAGCTAAAAGACAAGCGCAGGAGACGGACTCGGTGTTGTCTCCGGAGCTTTCTCCGTTTTACCTGAAGGCAGGCAGCATACgtcggagcagcagcagaagaagaaggtcACACAGGACGCTGTCTGAGGAAACGGCGGGGGAAGCTTCAGAAGAGAAGTTTGACGACCCAGATGAGCCAATT cctcctctgtccccccttCCGGCCCACCCTCTGCTGGCCACGCTCTCCGCTCATCCTCTCAGCACGCGGAGAGGAAGCCAGGTCAGCATCTTCAGCTCTTTCCGAGCTCGGATCAACTCCGAGGCCGACTTTGGGGACGACGAGTACAGCGTCCACGGGGACGCCTTCAGGAGTCGAGCCAGTTCAATGGCGACACCTTGGAAGAGAAGGACGGGGAGCGTGCGCAGCCACTGCTCCCAGATCCTCAATCCCAGCCTAAATGTGAACGGCAGGCTCAACATCTCTCTGGACCAGAATGCTGTCACCACCCTGGGCCTGCACACGCCCACGTCCATTCCTGCTCCCAGCATGGAGCGGGTCAGAGAAGACACA AGGCCCACCCATGCAGAGGACGCAGCTGTCAGGCCTCTTCTGCAGCCGTCTCCGACAGTGACCGAACCTCCCACAGTGCACAGGAAAAGAGGGCTGAGCTCCGTCAGCTTTCTCAGCGATGCCATGGACG AGTTGGAGGAGTCCAGGCAAAAGTGCCACCCCTGCTGGTACACGTTTGCCAAGAGGTACCTGATATGGGAGTGCTGCCCCTGGTGGAGGCAAATTAAAGAGTGGGTGAAGCACATGGTGATGGATCCTTTCCTGGATCTGGGTATCACCATATGCATTGTGCTGAACACCCTCTTCATGGCCCTGGAGCACTACCCCATGACTGAGGAATTCAACACTATGCTGTCTGTGGGCAATCTG GTGTTCACTGGGATCTTCACAGCCGAGATGGTGCTGAAACTGATCGCACTGGATCCCTACTACTACTTCCAACAGGGCTGGAATATCTTTGATGGCGTCATCGTTTGCCTCAGTCTGATGGAGCTGGGGCTCTCCAACGTAGAGGGACTGTCTGTCCTGCGGTCTTTCAGACTG TTGCGGGTTTTCAAGCTGGCGAAGTCGTGGCCCACCCTCAACACCCTCATCAAGATTATCGGCAATTCTGTGGGCGCGCTGGGGAACCTGACGCTGGTGTTGGCCATCATCGTCTTCATTTTCGCCGTGGTGGGAATGCAGTTGTTTGGGAAGAACTACCAGGACTGCGTGTGCAAGATCTCCTTTGACTGTCAGCTGCCCCGTTGGCACATGAAGGACTTCTTCCACTCCTTCCTGATCGTCTTCAGGGTGCTGTGCGGCGAATGGATCGAGACCATGTGGGACTGTATGGAAGTGGCTGGACAGCCTCTCTGTATCCTGGTGTTCATGTTAGTCATGGTCATCGGGAATTTGGTG GTGTTGAATCTGTTCCTGGccctgctgctcagctccttCAGTTCTGACAACCTCTCTGCCCCCGATGAAGACGGCGATCTGAACAACATCCAGATCGCCATCGCCCGAATCACCGTCGGCGTCTCCTGGCTGGTCTCAAGCGTCACCAACGTCTTCAACCGCAGAATCAAGCACCGGAAGCCGAAGAGCCAAGAAACTCATCAGGCCGTTAAGCTGGTCGTAAACCACGTGGAATGCAACGGCGGAATTTACGGAGAAAAGTACGTCATACCAGAGGAGGACAGTTACATGACCAACCCCAACCTGACGGTGATTGTTCCCATCGCCCCAGGAGAGTCCGATGTGGAgttcctggaggaggaagagaattCTGACACCTCGGATGATGAAGACAATAAAGAG GAGCAGATCAGTCTGTCTGAGGGCAGCACAGTGGACCTGAGGAAGCCTGGAGAAGAGCTGGACAACTTCTCAGAACTGGCTGAAGAGAGCATGGAGCCGGAAGAATGCTTCCCAGAAT TTTGTGTCAGACACTGTCACTGCTGTCATATCGACGTCACCCGCGGTCTGGGTCAGGCCTGGTGGAGGCTGAGGAAAACCTGCTACCAGATCGTGGAACACAGCTGGTTCGAgaccttcatcatcttcatgatCCTGCTCAGCAGTGGAGCCCTG GCATTTGAAGACATCTACATCGAGAAGAGAAAAGTCATAAAATTGGTTTTGGAGGCTGCCGACAAGGTATTCTCCTACATCTTTGTGCTGGAAATGTTCCTCAAGTGGATTGCTTATGGCTTCAAGAAGTATTTCACCAACTACTGGTGCTGGCTGGACTTTCTCATTGTGGAT GTCTCTTTGATAAGCCTGGCTGCAAATTCACTGGGATATTCTGACTTTACTGCCATCAAGTCTCTGAGGACGCTGCGAGCTCTGAGGCCTCTAAGAGCTCTGTCCAGATTTGAAGGCATGAGG GTGGTGGTGAACGCCCTGATCGGCGCCATCCCCTCCATCATGAACgtgctgctggtgtgtctgATCTTCTGGCTCATCTTCAGCATCATGGGGGTCAACCTGTTTGCCGGTAAATTCGGCAAGTGCGTGAACCGGACAGGCTTCATTCACAGCGTCTCGGTGGTCAACAACAAGTCGGACTGCCTCGCCATGAACGACACCCAGTTCTACTGGACGAAGGTGAAGGTCAACTTTGACAACGTGGGAATCGGCTACCTTTCCCTGCTGCAAGTG GCGACGTTTAAAGGGTGGATGGAAATAATGCACGCAGCCGTAGATTCAAGAGGAGTGAGTATGACCGTCCGATGGCCCGGCTGGTACAGATGCCGTGGTAACCACATAGCTTCCGCGCTCTTTCAGGTGGAGGAACAACCAATCAGGGAAATCAACATCTACATGTACCTGTACTTTGTGGTCTTCATCATTTTTGGCTCCTTCTTCACCCTCAACCTCTTCATCGGCGTCATCATTGACAATTTCAACCAGCAGAAACGAAAG TTAGGTGGACAGGACATCTTCATGACCGAGGAGCAGAAGAAGTACTATAATGCTATGAAGAAGCTAGGCTCCAAAAAGCCTCAAAAGCCAATACCGAGGCCAACG AATATCATCCAAGCTTTCTTCTTCGATCTCGTGTCCAAGCAAGCCTTTGACATCATGATCATGATGCTCATCATCGTTAACATGGTGACCATGATGGTGGAAACGGACGAGCAGTCCGAGCACATGGAGGCCATCCTCAACAAGATCAACCACGTCTTCATCGTGATCTTCACCACCGAATGCCTCATCAAGATCTTTGCCCTCCGCTGTTATTTCTTCACCATTGCATGGAACATCTTTGACTTTGTGGTGATTATTCTCTCAATTGTGG GGATTGTCCTTGCAGATCTCATTGAGAAGTACTTTGTATCTCCAACCCTGTTTCGAGTCATCAGACTGGCGAGGATAGGACGTGTACTTCGACTTATACGTGCAGCCAAAGGAATAAGGACTCTCTTGTTTGCCTTAATGATGTCCATGCCAGCTCTGTTCAACATcggcctcctgctgttcctcgtCATGTTCATCTACGCGATATTCGGCATGGCCAATTTTGCTTACGTGAAAAAACAGGACGGGATTGACGACATGTTTAACTTTGAGACCTTTGGGAATAGCATGATCTGCCTTTTTCAGATCAGCACATCAGCAGGTTGGGACAACCTTCTGAGTCCCATAATGGCCAATTCCCCAACGGAGTGTGATGTAAACTTTGTCAATACGGGCACCAACACCCGGGGGAACTGCGGCAGCCCTTCAATGGGCATCGCTTTCTTTGTTAGTTATATTATCATTTCCTTTCTCATTGTGGTCAACATGTACATAGCTATCATTCTGGAGAATTTCAGCGTTGCCACCGAGGAGAGCACCGAGCCGCTGAGCGAGGACGACTTTGAAATGTTTTACGAGGTTTGGGAGAAGTTTGACTCTGAGGCCACGCAGTTCATTGAGTTTTCCATGTTGTCGAACTTCGCCGACACCTTGTCGGAACCGCTCCGCATAGCCAAGCCCAAC